The following proteins are encoded in a genomic region of Aquifex aeolicus VF5:
- the rplX gene encoding 50S ribosomal protein L24, with the protein MAAAKIKKGDTVLVVRGKEKGKQGKVLKVYERVKRRDKQGNPVYVRHFVIVEGVRLIKKHVKPIEGVREGGIIETEGPIDISNVMLICPNCNKPTRVGFRIVEEGNVRRKYRYCKKCNENIDLVSEKVIKGG; encoded by the coding sequence ATGGCTGCAGCAAAGATCAAAAAGGGCGATACGGTTCTAGTGGTAAGAGGTAAGGAAAAAGGAAAGCAGGGAAAGGTTCTAAAGGTTTACGAAAGGGTTAAGAGAAGGGACAAGCAGGGAAATCCCGTTTATGTTAGGCACTTCGTAATAGTGGAAGGCGTGAGGCTTATAAAGAAACACGTAAAGCCCATAGAAGGCGTAAGGGAAGGCGGAATTATAGAAACGGAAGGACCGATAGACATCAGCAACGTTATGTTAATATGCCCAAACTGCAACAAGCCCACAAGGGTAGGTTTCAGGATAGTAGAGGAAGGGAATGTCAGGAGAAAGTACAGGTACTGTAAGAAGTGTAACGAAAACATAGACCTCGTTAGTGAAAAGGTAATAAAGGGAGGCTGA
- a CDS encoding glycine cleavage system protein H, whose product MAEKVEEYRGCVIPKDLYYDIENQVWFKVNEDGTVTVGVTDIGQARAGKIINIRIKPPGKYVKKGKPVASLESGKWAGPVPADIEGEVVERNEKLFDKPDLINEDPYGEGWIAKLKPANLERDLQDLVTGEEAVQKLKEYIEREDVNCGEERAQISKKFYK is encoded by the coding sequence ATGGCGGAAAAGGTTGAAGAATACAGGGGTTGTGTTATTCCGAAGGACCTTTACTACGATATAGAAAATCAGGTCTGGTTTAAGGTAAACGAAGACGGCACCGTAACCGTTGGAGTTACAGACATCGGACAGGCAAGGGCGGGAAAGATAATAAACATACGTATTAAACCACCCGGAAAGTACGTAAAGAAGGGAAAACCCGTGGCAAGCCTTGAAAGCGGAAAGTGGGCTGGACCCGTTCCCGCGGACATAGAAGGGGAAGTTGTTGAGAGGAACGAAAAACTCTTTGACAAGCCTGACCTCATAAACGAAGATCCTTACGGCGAAGGGTGGATAGCAAAATTAAAGCCTGCAAACTTGGAAAGGGATCTTCAGGACCTCGTTACTGGAGAAGAAGCTGTTCAAAAACTAAAAGAATACATTGAAAGGGAAGACGTGAACTGCGGTGAAGAGAGAGCCCAAATCAGTAAAAAATTCTATAAATGA
- a CDS encoding type Z 30S ribosomal protein S14 — protein MPRKAKVAKDLMYYPKWKSRKKNRCPICGRPRAFIRYFNMCRICFREHALRGDLPGVRKASW, from the coding sequence ATGCCTAGAAAGGCTAAGGTAGCTAAAGATCTCATGTATTACCCGAAGTGGAAGAGCAGGAAAAAGAATAGATGCCCCATATGCGGAAGACCTAGGGCTTTTATCAGATACTTTAACATGTGCAGAATTTGCTTCAGGGAACACGCCCTCAGGGGCGATCTACCTGGTGTTAGAAAAGCAAGCTGGTAA
- a CDS encoding IS5-like element ISAae1 family transposase — protein MTQWKRRSRRKGMRTRNNKQLIKLILTKSREICNTIRPSQYNKRGRPRVYEDHLIVAALLIKILENLSLRDLEERLKDLFPKVPDFTTLHYRFRKLNRGYLKELIHRTAKEIMEKLQAKEFYCLIADGTGFGYAQAYELKWKKGKELRNVKSHVKTEVLVGVVRNKAIVVDINTGKSYADENMLLRSMLKELGFRARYFLGDAYYGKSAGVLEEIKKLRMESIVPVRDTAHTRVRNMYRLWAKRNYEIRRKVYRKNRYRVEQVIGIVKNRFGDRDNVYDFEIASLYVLGRFVLYNLILLLKLLLLCLNLLRITWASSRFIL, from the coding sequence TTGACACAGTGGAAGAGAAGAAGTAGAAGGAAGGGAATGAGAACAAGAAATAACAAGCAATTGATAAAACTGATATTAACCAAAAGCAGGGAAATATGCAATACCATTAGACCAAGTCAGTACAACAAAAGAGGAAGACCCAGAGTTTACGAAGATCACCTCATAGTAGCAGCACTACTGATTAAGATCTTAGAAAACCTCTCCCTCCGAGATTTAGAAGAAAGACTAAAAGACCTATTCCCCAAAGTACCTGACTTTACCACTCTCCACTACAGGTTCAGAAAACTAAACCGGGGCTATCTCAAAGAGCTAATACACAGGACCGCAAAGGAGATAATGGAAAAGCTTCAGGCAAAAGAGTTTTACTGCCTTATTGCTGACGGAACCGGATTTGGATATGCACAGGCATATGAACTCAAGTGGAAGAAGGGAAAGGAACTTAGGAATGTAAAATCTCATGTGAAAACAGAAGTTCTTGTAGGAGTTGTAAGAAACAAAGCTATAGTAGTGGATATAAACACAGGCAAATCCTATGCAGATGAGAATATGCTGCTAAGATCCATGCTCAAAGAACTTGGCTTTAGAGCGAGGTATTTTCTTGGGGATGCCTACTATGGGAAGTCTGCAGGAGTTTTAGAGGAAATAAAGAAGCTACGGATGGAGTCTATAGTTCCGGTGAGGGATACTGCACATACAAGAGTTAGGAACATGTATAGGCTATGGGCTAAGAGGAATTATGAGATAAGGAGGAAGGTTTATAGAAAGAACAGGTACAGGGTTGAGCAGGTGATAGGGATAGTTAAGAACAGGTTTGGGGACAGGGACAATGTTTATGACTTTGAGATTGCGAGTTTGTATGTTCTAGGGAGGTTTGTTCTTTACAACTTGATCCTTCTTCTGAAGCTCCTTTTATTGTGTCTTAACCTTTTGAGGATTACATGGGCTTCCTCTCGCTTTATTCTCTAA
- the rplE gene encoding 50S ribosomal protein L5, with amino-acid sequence MSATETKYVPRLYKKYKEEVVPILQKKFNYKSPMQIPRLQKIVVNMGVGEAVQDIRQLERAVEDLRAITGQQPVITRARKSEAGFKLRKGMPIGCKVTLRKERMWDFLDKLISVALPRVKDFKGLSPRSFDGRGNYAFGIAEQIVFPEIDYDKVDRIRGMDIIINTTAETDEEAFWLLSLLGLPIRSM; translated from the coding sequence ATGAGTGCAACTGAAACGAAGTACGTCCCGAGACTTTACAAAAAGTACAAGGAAGAAGTAGTTCCCATACTTCAGAAGAAGTTCAATTACAAAAGCCCTATGCAAATTCCCAGACTCCAGAAGATAGTCGTAAACATGGGTGTAGGTGAAGCCGTTCAGGATATAAGACAGCTTGAAAGGGCGGTAGAGGACCTCAGAGCCATAACGGGACAGCAACCTGTAATTACCAGAGCGAGAAAATCCGAAGCTGGATTCAAACTCAGGAAAGGAATGCCCATAGGCTGCAAGGTAACCCTCAGAAAAGAAAGGATGTGGGACTTCCTTGACAAGCTTATCTCAGTGGCACTTCCCAGAGTTAAGGACTTCAAAGGTTTGAGTCCTCGTTCTTTTGACGGAAGAGGGAATTACGCCTTCGGTATAGCGGAACAGATAGTCTTTCCCGAAATAGACTACGACAAAGTGGATCGTATAAGGGGTATGGACATAATCATAAACACGACCGCGGAAACGGACGAAGAAGCTTTCTGGCTACTTTCACTCCTAGGACTGCCCATAAGGTCTATGTGA
- a CDS encoding class II aldolase/adducin family protein, with protein MEFILKEFLKCAELVSQENLTYSYTGNMSRIFSGKLYITRTGANFRNLSEGDILELPLEGESILEERASSELIVHRRVLRETEHKALLHTHPVYAVMCSLKTKEITPLDSEGKAILGKVNVLELENSSASEELAQNLAEELKEKSIAVIKGHGVFAGAENLIRAYEITSVLENSCKILLGVEYGGKG; from the coding sequence GTGGAGTTTATACTCAAAGAGTTCTTAAAGTGCGCTGAGCTCGTATCTCAGGAAAACCTGACTTATTCCTACACGGGAAACATGAGTAGAATTTTTAGCGGGAAACTCTACATAACGAGAACGGGTGCGAACTTCAGAAACCTGAGTGAAGGAGACATACTGGAACTGCCCCTTGAAGGGGAAAGCATTCTAGAAGAGAGAGCTTCCTCGGAACTTATAGTTCATAGAAGAGTTTTAAGAGAAACAGAACATAAAGCACTTCTCCACACCCATCCTGTTTACGCCGTTATGTGCTCACTCAAAACCAAAGAGATAACTCCCTTAGATAGTGAAGGTAAGGCTATTCTGGGAAAGGTAAACGTTCTTGAACTTGAAAATTCGTCTGCGAGTGAAGAGCTGGCGCAGAACCTGGCGGAAGAATTAAAAGAAAAAAGTATTGCGGTAATTAAAGGTCACGGTGTTTTTGCAGGGGCGGAGAACTTAATAAGGGCTTACGAGATTACTTCGGTTTTGGAAAATTCTTGTAAAATTCTTTTGGGGGTTGAGTATGGCGGAAAAGGTTGA
- a CDS encoding uS8 family ribosomal protein, whose protein sequence is MSAVDPIADMFSAIKNAIMRRDDFLYVPSSKLKERILDVLKKEGFIQDWEALKGEKYEEEYKKMKELAEKSPNPKMKRYLKQLEEYNKGTQYPIKIYLKYLDPKKRKSAITNIVKVSKGGRRVYAGVRTMPYVKRGLGIAIVSTDAGVMTDHEARRMRKGGEVIAFVW, encoded by the coding sequence ATGAGTGCCGTTGACCCAATAGCGGATATGTTCTCCGCGATCAAGAACGCTATTATGAGAAGAGACGACTTCCTCTACGTCCCGTCTTCCAAGTTAAAGGAGAGAATACTCGACGTCCTAAAGAAAGAGGGTTTCATTCAGGACTGGGAAGCGTTAAAAGGGGAAAAGTACGAAGAAGAGTACAAGAAGATGAAGGAACTCGCTGAAAAGTCACCCAATCCCAAAATGAAGAGATACCTAAAGCAGCTTGAGGAGTATAACAAGGGAACGCAGTACCCCATAAAGATATACCTCAAATACCTGGACCCCAAGAAGAGGAAGAGCGCCATAACGAACATCGTCAAAGTCTCAAAGGGCGGAAGAAGGGTGTACGCAGGTGTCAGAACCATGCCTTACGTTAAGAGGGGACTTGGAATAGCCATAGTTTCCACGGACGCGGGAGTCATGACCGATCACGAAGCCAGAAGAATGAGAAAGGGCGGAGAAGTTATAGCCTTCGTGTGGTAA
- a CDS encoding glycosyltransferase, translating into MKRNKLNGDIFYAKRLSEVIKSEKPDIVYAFFRSMSTILGLSTFFGKETGTIYLGSVHNTDNYIKYGSLKHIPYRVMIKVLLEKLDGIVCVSNTVKRDLKQTFWIKDDKLKVVYNLIDIDKIRKQADESINVDFDYIIAVGRLEDQKGYPYMLRAFKLISEKFKDLHLLIIGEGSKKNQVEKLIEELGLKNKVHLLGYQLNPYKYIKRAKAYLMTSIYEGFGLVLVEAMALGIPVIAFDIPAVREVLNDGKAGVLVPFGDINAFAKGLEKLLTDRNLREYYIKNGLIRAKDFDISKLDKIFSKDFWEK; encoded by the coding sequence TTGAAAAGAAATAAATTGAACGGGGACATATTTTATGCAAAACGTTTAAGTGAAGTTATAAAATCAGAAAAGCCAGATATAGTTTATGCTTTCTTCAGATCTATGAGTACAATTCTTGGTTTATCAACGTTTTTTGGTAAAGAAACAGGCACTATTTATCTTGGAAGTGTTCATAATACTGATAATTACATTAAATACGGTTCCCTTAAACATATACCTTACAGAGTGATGATTAAGGTTTTACTGGAAAAACTTGATGGAATTGTATGCGTATCAAACACAGTAAAAAGAGACTTAAAACAAACTTTTTGGATTAAGGACGATAAACTTAAGGTTGTCTATAATTTAATTGACATAGATAAAATAAGAAAACAGGCAGACGAGTCAATTAATGTGGACTTTGATTATATAATAGCAGTAGGAAGGTTAGAAGATCAAAAAGGTTATCCTTATATGCTCAGAGCCTTTAAATTGATTTCCGAAAAATTTAAAGATTTACACTTACTAATAATAGGAGAAGGATCAAAGAAGAATCAAGTTGAAAAATTGATTGAAGAGTTAGGTTTGAAAAATAAAGTGCACTTACTCGGTTATCAATTAAACCCCTACAAGTACATAAAGAGAGCAAAAGCTTACCTAATGACCTCTATTTATGAAGGGTTTGGATTAGTTTTAGTGGAAGCTATGGCGTTAGGTATTCCTGTAATTGCTTTTGATATACCTGCTGTTAGAGAAGTGTTAAATGATGGTAAAGCAGGAGTTTTAGTACCTTTTGGAGATATAAATGCATTTGCAAAAGGATTGGAAAAATTACTTACAGATAGGAACTTAAGGGAGTATTACATAAAGAACGGACTTATTAGGGCAAAGGATTTTGATATAAGTAAACTTGATAAGATTTTTTCAAAAGATTTCTGGGAAAAATAA
- the rplU gene encoding 50S ribosomal protein L21, whose translation MYAVIKTGGKQYKVEKGMKLKVEKLPYEVGQTVEFEALMLRKDDGSIEFNKGKVIAEVKAHGRGKKLIVFKYRPKKNYKRWKGHRQPYTEIEIKDILP comes from the coding sequence ATGTACGCGGTAATAAAAACAGGAGGAAAGCAGTACAAGGTTGAAAAGGGAATGAAGTTAAAGGTAGAAAAGCTCCCTTACGAAGTTGGGCAGACTGTTGAGTTTGAAGCCCTTATGCTTAGGAAAGACGACGGAAGCATAGAGTTCAATAAAGGAAAGGTTATTGCGGAAGTAAAGGCTCACGGCAGAGGAAAAAAATTAATAGTTTTTAAGTACAGACCTAAGAAAAACTACAAAAGGTGGAAGGGTCATAGACAGCCCTATACTGAAATAGAGATAAAAGACATACTCCCCTAA
- the rplO gene encoding 50S ribosomal protein L15 translates to MVELHDLQPHWGATKEKKRVGRGIGSGHGKTAGRGHKGQKSRSGDRKMPPYFEGGQTPLYMRIPKRGFKNPTRKEYTPVNVGVIDKLFEDGMEITPEVLASKGLCDEKDRVKILGDGELTKKFVIKAHAFSKSAKEKIEKAGGKWEIIS, encoded by the coding sequence ATGGTTGAGCTTCACGACCTACAACCACACTGGGGAGCAACGAAGGAAAAGAAAAGAGTAGGTAGAGGTATAGGTTCGGGTCACGGAAAGACTGCAGGAAGGGGACACAAAGGACAGAAGTCCCGTTCCGGAGACAGGAAAATGCCTCCATACTTTGAAGGCGGACAAACTCCTCTCTATATGAGAATCCCTAAGAGGGGATTTAAGAACCCCACTCGCAAGGAGTACACTCCCGTAAACGTCGGCGTTATAGATAAGCTCTTTGAAGATGGAATGGAAATCACTCCCGAAGTTCTTGCAAGCAAGGGACTCTGCGACGAAAAGGACAGGGTTAAGATTCTCGGAGACGGTGAGCTTACAAAGAAGTTCGTTATAAAGGCTCACGCCTTCTCCAAATCCGCGAAGGAAAAGATAGAAAAGGCGGGCGGTAAGTGGGAAATCATATCCTGA
- a CDS encoding (Fe-S)-binding protein: MSMEKFEFPIDLAEKCVKCGLCKSVCPTYPFKEEEGAFARGRLALAEMVVKGELPLTKEVVAQWNECAMCRRCEWICPNDVQYKEIMVHAREIQRKETERDFISEAGLKSLEFMQSKPGRVALKIAGILSKPLPKEIKVPLPTGGVKFFPKPYGKPFGIRGKTFRAKNEKMKLLFFTGCMIDVFYGKTGENVIKVLNKLGYTVIVPKDIKCCGAPHLYHGNTEAFEKLKEHNLKEIEKYEYDALVVACPTCGGALKEDYGKDWKVFSFTEIIANEDIEFKGKGEKVTVHVPCHYYTAMKLNPNNFYKALGKVKNAETVKAEKAQSCCGFAGLFSIKNPELSEEIQREKMLDFKKTEADYVVTECPGCVLQLRDGVKKFKNQQEVKHIADYLGERI, from the coding sequence ATGAGTATGGAAAAATTCGAGTTTCCCATAGACCTTGCCGAGAAATGCGTAAAGTGCGGACTCTGTAAATCGGTGTGCCCCACTTACCCCTTCAAAGAGGAAGAAGGAGCCTTTGCAAGGGGAAGACTCGCCCTTGCGGAAATGGTTGTAAAAGGCGAACTCCCTTTAACCAAGGAAGTCGTAGCCCAGTGGAATGAGTGTGCAATGTGTAGAAGGTGTGAGTGGATATGTCCAAACGACGTTCAGTACAAGGAGATAATGGTTCACGCAAGAGAAATCCAAAGGAAGGAAACGGAAAGGGATTTCATATCGGAGGCCGGATTAAAAAGTCTGGAATTTATGCAGTCAAAACCAGGAAGAGTTGCGTTAAAAATTGCGGGAATACTTTCTAAACCTCTTCCCAAAGAGATAAAAGTTCCTCTCCCCACGGGAGGAGTTAAGTTCTTTCCCAAACCCTATGGAAAGCCTTTCGGTATAAGGGGAAAGACTTTTAGAGCCAAGAATGAGAAGATGAAGCTCCTCTTCTTTACGGGATGTATGATAGACGTCTTTTACGGAAAGACGGGAGAGAACGTAATAAAGGTTTTGAATAAACTCGGTTATACGGTAATTGTTCCAAAGGACATAAAGTGCTGTGGTGCACCCCACCTTTACCACGGAAACACGGAGGCTTTTGAGAAGTTAAAGGAACACAACTTAAAGGAAATTGAGAAGTACGAGTACGACGCTCTTGTTGTTGCGTGCCCAACCTGCGGAGGAGCTCTGAAGGAAGACTACGGAAAGGACTGGAAGGTTTTCAGCTTTACTGAGATAATAGCGAATGAAGACATTGAGTTTAAAGGAAAAGGTGAGAAAGTTACCGTTCACGTTCCCTGCCACTACTACACTGCCATGAAGTTAAATCCGAACAACTTCTACAAAGCCCTCGGAAAGGTAAAAAACGCGGAGACGGTTAAAGCGGAAAAGGCTCAGAGTTGTTGCGGATTTGCAGGACTCTTCTCAATAAAGAACCCTGAGCTCTCGGAAGAAATCCAAAGGGAAAAGATGCTTGACTTTAAAAAGACTGAGGCGGACTACGTAGTTACGGAGTGCCCGGGATGCGTTCTACAACTGAGAGACGGCGTGAAGAAGTTCAAAAACCAACAGGAAGTAAAGCACATAGCTGATTACCTGGGTGAGAGGATTTAG
- the rpsE gene encoding 30S ribosomal protein S5, with translation MGGKDIDRLIEERRKQQNIEEILPELQLEERLIYANRTARVTKGGRRFSFSTLVVVGDRKGHVGFGHGKAKEVTLAIAKGIEKAKKNVIRVPIVDGTVPHDVIGTFGATKIIVLPARRGTGVVAGGAAKPVFELAGYTDVLTKIIGSTNPDNVVRAVFDALLQLKTPEQIAEERGLPVEEILRRYRRYALPKMNIKHYYPWRGIYEQT, from the coding sequence ATGGGCGGTAAAGACATAGACAGGCTTATAGAAGAGAGGAGGAAACAGCAGAACATAGAAGAAATACTTCCCGAACTTCAGCTTGAAGAGAGGCTCATATACGCAAACAGAACGGCGAGAGTTACAAAGGGTGGAAGGAGGTTCTCCTTCAGTACTCTGGTGGTTGTAGGAGACAGAAAGGGACACGTCGGTTTTGGACACGGTAAAGCGAAAGAAGTAACCCTCGCCATAGCAAAAGGTATTGAAAAGGCGAAGAAAAACGTAATCAGAGTTCCCATAGTAGACGGAACAGTCCCCCACGACGTTATAGGAACTTTCGGAGCGACTAAGATAATCGTTCTCCCCGCAAGAAGGGGAACCGGTGTTGTTGCAGGTGGTGCAGCAAAACCCGTATTTGAACTCGCAGGGTACACGGACGTTCTCACGAAGATAATAGGGAGCACAAATCCCGACAACGTCGTAAGGGCGGTGTTCGACGCACTCCTTCAATTAAAGACTCCCGAGCAGATAGCAGAAGAAAGAGGACTGCCCGTAGAGGAAATCCTGAGAAGGTACAGAAGGTACGCCCTTCCCAAGATGAACATAAAGCACTACTACCCTTGGAGGGGTATCTATGAGCAAACTTAA
- the lpxK gene encoding tetraacyldisaccharide 4'-kinase: MLRSSLLPFSYLYEKIINFRNTLYDKGFLKIKKLPVPVISVGNLSVGGSGKTSFVMYLADLLKDKRVCILSRGYKRKSKGTLIVSEYGNLKVSWEEAGDEPYLMAKLLPHVSVVASEDRYKGGLLALEKLSPEVFILDDGFQHRKLHRDLNILLLKKKDLKDRLLPAGNLREPLKEIRRADALVLTYQEVEPFEFFTGKPTFKMFREFCCLLNSDFEEVPFDILKEREVIAFSGLGDNGQFRKVLKNLGIKVKEFMSFPDHYDYSDFTPEEGEIYLTTPKDLIKLQGYENVFALNFKVKLEREEKLKKLIYRIFY, encoded by the coding sequence GTGCTAAGAAGTAGCCTACTTCCCTTTTCGTACTTATACGAAAAAATTATTAACTTCAGAAACACACTTTACGATAAGGGATTTTTAAAGATAAAAAAACTTCCCGTTCCCGTGATTTCTGTAGGAAACCTCTCGGTGGGCGGAAGTGGAAAGACCTCCTTCGTTATGTACCTTGCCGACTTGTTGAAGGATAAAAGGGTTTGTATACTGTCCCGGGGCTACAAGAGAAAGAGTAAAGGTACCCTAATCGTTTCGGAGTACGGGAATTTAAAGGTTTCCTGGGAAGAGGCAGGGGACGAGCCCTACCTTATGGCCAAGTTGCTACCACATGTGAGCGTCGTGGCATCGGAGGACAGGTATAAGGGAGGACTCTTAGCTCTGGAAAAGTTATCTCCCGAGGTTTTTATTCTTGACGACGGATTTCAACACAGGAAACTCCACAGGGACCTTAATATCTTACTTTTAAAGAAAAAGGATTTGAAGGACAGGCTTCTCCCCGCCGGAAATCTGAGGGAACCTCTAAAGGAAATAAGGAGGGCAGACGCTTTAGTTCTTACCTACCAGGAAGTTGAGCCTTTTGAGTTCTTTACGGGAAAACCCACTTTCAAGATGTTCAGGGAGTTTTGCTGTTTGCTGAACTCAGACTTTGAAGAAGTGCCTTTTGATATTCTAAAGGAGAGAGAGGTTATAGCTTTCAGCGGACTCGGGGACAACGGACAATTCAGGAAAGTTTTGAAAAATTTAGGGATAAAGGTAAAAGAATTTATGTCCTTCCCCGATCACTACGATTACTCGGATTTCACACCAGAGGAGGGAGAAATTTACTTAACCACTCCAAAGGATCTAATAAAACTGCAGGGTTATGAGAACGTTTTTGCCCTGAACTTCAAAGTTAAGTTGGAAAGGGAAGAAAAGCTGAAAAAGCTCATTTATAGAATTTTTTACTGA
- the rplN gene encoding 50S ribosomal protein L14 produces MIQRQTYLNVADNSGAKKVQVIGIPYAPRKYATLGDVVTVTVKEALPQGNAKKGKIYRAIIVRTAKEVRRPDGSYIKFDDNACVLLNQYGEPLGTRVLGPIAREVRNKGFTKIASLAPEVV; encoded by the coding sequence ATGATACAGAGGCAAACTTACTTAAATGTAGCGGACAACTCCGGTGCGAAAAAGGTTCAGGTTATAGGTATACCTTATGCTCCGAGGAAGTACGCAACGCTAGGAGACGTTGTTACGGTAACCGTAAAGGAAGCCCTGCCTCAGGGAAACGCAAAGAAAGGAAAGATTTACAGGGCTATTATCGTAAGAACCGCTAAAGAGGTCAGGAGACCTGATGGAAGCTACATAAAGTTTGACGACAACGCCTGCGTTCTCCTGAACCAGTACGGAGAACCTTTGGGAACTCGTGTTCTGGGACCTATAGCGAGAGAGGTGAGGAATAAAGGCTTTACCAAGATAGCTTCACTTGCTCCGGAGGTAGTGTAA
- the rplF gene encoding 50S ribosomal protein L6, translated as MSRLAKKPIPYPENVKVNYVEKEHKIVVEGPKGKLELNVHPDIKVTVNQQERWIKLDRPTDRSFHKAIHGTMAALVKNMIKGVTEGFTEVLEIHGLGYRAQLKGNVLELHLGKSHPDIYPIPPDVKIEVKGNEIHIHGIDKQRVGQVAAEIRSFRKPDPYKGKGIRYKGEQLKLKPGKAVGKK; from the coding sequence ATGTCCAGATTGGCTAAAAAACCCATTCCGTACCCCGAAAACGTAAAAGTGAATTACGTAGAAAAGGAACACAAAATCGTAGTTGAAGGCCCTAAAGGAAAGCTTGAACTGAACGTCCACCCCGATATAAAGGTTACGGTAAACCAACAGGAAAGGTGGATAAAGCTGGATCGTCCCACCGACAGGAGCTTCCACAAGGCTATACACGGAACTATGGCAGCCCTCGTAAAGAATATGATCAAAGGCGTTACGGAAGGATTTACGGAAGTTCTCGAAATACACGGACTTGGATACAGGGCACAGCTCAAGGGAAACGTTTTAGAACTTCACCTCGGAAAATCTCACCCAGATATATACCCAATCCCGCCCGATGTGAAGATAGAAGTTAAAGGAAACGAGATACACATCCACGGTATAGACAAACAGAGAGTGGGACAGGTCGCAGCGGAGATTAGGAGCTTCAGGAAACCCGATCCTTACAAGGGTAAAGGTATTAGGTATAAAGGCGAACAGCTCAAACTCAAACCCGGTAAAGCTGTTGGTAAGAAGTAA
- a CDS encoding V4R domain-containing protein — translation MVGIKDQIKALTEAIERESVLIHRDALIGAYRDLKKVAKFGLDKLIKKAAEYGGRKGAKTLKEKYAIYTDRLDEAMDVLSIIAESSRMIGYFDYDPKAMEIKIEGSILVEAIPKSDKPVCEPMAGFFKGFLSEFLEKDYEVKEVQCQAQGYEQCVFRIRQKGAKK, via the coding sequence ATGGTAGGAATTAAGGATCAAATTAAAGCTCTCACGGAAGCTATAGAAAGGGAAAGTGTTCTTATTCATAGGGACGCTTTAATCGGTGCTTACAGGGATTTAAAGAAAGTCGCAAAGTTTGGGCTTGATAAGTTGATTAAGAAGGCTGCTGAATACGGGGGGAGAAAGGGAGCAAAAACACTAAAGGAAAAGTACGCCATTTACACGGATCGCTTGGACGAAGCGATGGACGTGCTCTCCATAATAGCCGAATCTTCAAGGATGATAGGATACTTTGATTACGATCCAAAGGCTATGGAAATAAAGATAGAGGGTTCTATTCTTGTTGAAGCTATTCCAAAGAGTGATAAACCCGTTTGCGAACCGATGGCAGGATTTTTCAAGGGATTTCTAAGTGAATTTCTGGAAAAGGACTACGAGGTTAAAGAGGTTCAGTGTCAGGCTCAAGGGTACGAGCAGTGTGTGTTCAGGATAAGACAAAAGGGTGCTAAGAAGTAG
- the rplR gene encoding 50S ribosomal protein L18 encodes MPRLKTRREKRLRRHKRIRKKVFGTPERPRLCVYRSLKHFYAQIIDDTIGHTLVSASTLDPEFEKITGKRGGKSIKDAEVVAEIIARRALEKGIKKVVFDRGGFKYHGKIKAFADKCREMGLEF; translated from the coding sequence ATGCCGAGGCTGAAAACGAGAAGGGAAAAAAGATTAAGAAGGCACAAGAGGATAAGGAAAAAAGTATTCGGAACTCCTGAAAGACCGAGACTCTGCGTGTACAGGAGTTTAAAGCACTTTTATGCCCAGATTATCGACGACACCATAGGACACACCTTGGTGAGTGCTTCTACCTTGGATCCTGAGTTTGAAAAGATAACGGGCAAAAGGGGCGGAAAGTCAATAAAGGACGCGGAAGTAGTTGCGGAAATAATTGCAAGAAGGGCACTTGAAAAGGGCATAAAAAAAGTAGTTTTTGACAGAGGCGGATTTAAGTACCACGGTAAAATAAAGGCTTTTGCGGATAAATGCAGAGAAATGGGACTTGAATTCTAA